Proteins encoded in a region of the Pseudothermotoga elfii DSM 9442 = NBRC 107921 genome:
- a CDS encoding RRXRR domain-containing protein yields MVYVISKDSKPLMPTKRHGKVRRLLKQGLAKVVRREPFTIQLLYDTTTYTQPITVGVDIGSKVIGVSAITDKQELFSIEVELRQDIKKLLLERREYRRNRRYGKTRYRKPKDANHVSTIGWHIVNRLKQQYDVEIAFGSITKAKRTEMGLEKTHRNDAFVIAGCSKDINRATEWYFGKYFRRQNTSLHKANILKGSIRKRNTIKEVKGFRRFDKVRYKNQIGTIYDLRSSGYFDIRTLSGEKIHSSTKYQDLKVIERAKTLILERRNQRTFLHLKEDEISCAGL; encoded by the coding sequence GTGGTTTATGTAATTTCAAAAGATAGCAAACCATTAATGCCAACAAAAAGACATGGCAAAGTAAGAAGACTACTAAAACAAGGTCTTGCAAAAGTTGTTAGAAGAGAACCATTCACAATTCAGTTGCTGTATGACACAACGACCTATACGCAACCTATTACAGTTGGGGTAGACATTGGCTCAAAAGTAATCGGTGTTTCAGCCATAACAGACAAACAAGAATTGTTCAGCATTGAAGTAGAACTGCGACAAGACATTAAGAAATTACTTTTAGAGAGAAGGGAATATAGAAGAAACAGAAGATATGGAAAAACAAGATATAGAAAACCAAAAGATGCAAATCATGTTTCGACAATAGGATGGCACATAGTAAACAGGTTGAAACAACAATACGATGTTGAAATAGCTTTTGGCAGTATCACAAAAGCAAAAAGAACAGAAATGGGATTAGAGAAAACACATAGAAACGATGCATTTGTAATAGCAGGTTGTAGCAAAGATATTAACAGAGCTACTGAATGGTACTTTGGGAAATATTTCAGAAGACAAAACACGTCATTACACAAAGCGAATATATTAAAAGGCAGCATCAGAAAACGAAACACTATAAAAGAAGTCAAAGGATTTAGAAGATTTGATAAAGTGAGGTACAAAAATCAAATTGGCACAATTTATGATTTGAGGAGTTCTGGGTATTTTGATATACGTACATTGAGTGGGGAAAAAATACACTCATCAACAAAGTATCAAGACTTAAAGGTTATTGAAAGAGCAAAGACGTTAATATTGGAAAGGAGGAATCAGCGCACTTTTCTTCATCTTAAAGAAGATGAAATCTCCTGCGC
- a CDS encoding glycerate kinase type-2 family protein has protein sequence MREDALKIVNETIKYLLPDSAVTKTLRELNLSGNIILVAIGKAAWRMAKAAKDTLGEKITRGVVITKYGHSEGEIDDIEIYEAAHPVPDENTIRATERALKIVQGLSTQDTVLFLVSGGGSALFEKPKGNISLQEIQQITEKLLKSGANIVEINTIRKHLSDVKGGRFAQKVYPARIISLVLSDVLGDRLDSIASGPAYPDMTTSEQAIDILKKYNVIVSDNILQEIMDETPKELKNVKTIIIGSVKIACEKASEIASKMGYNSMILTTSLDCEAKEAGRFISSIAREILSNERPIKRPSAVILGGETVVHVKGSGKGGRNQELAFSAAIGIEGLKNVVICSVGTDGTDGPTDAAGGIVDGETCRKIRENGFDPEEFLKNNDSYNALRLANSLVFTGPTGTNVNDLIVILVG, from the coding sequence TTGAGAGAAGATGCTCTGAAAATAGTAAATGAGACAATAAAATATCTACTTCCTGATAGTGCTGTGACGAAAACTCTTCGTGAGTTGAATTTGTCAGGAAATATAATACTTGTTGCTATTGGGAAAGCTGCCTGGCGTATGGCAAAAGCAGCAAAAGACACCCTTGGTGAGAAGATCACCAGGGGTGTTGTTATAACAAAATATGGTCATAGTGAAGGTGAAATAGATGATATTGAGATTTACGAAGCCGCTCATCCCGTACCTGATGAAAATACAATTAGAGCAACTGAAAGAGCTTTAAAAATTGTTCAGGGGTTGTCGACTCAAGATACGGTTTTATTTCTTGTATCAGGTGGCGGTTCGGCTTTATTTGAAAAGCCAAAAGGGAATATTTCCTTACAGGAAATTCAGCAGATCACTGAAAAACTTTTGAAAAGTGGCGCAAATATCGTTGAAATTAACACAATCAGAAAACATCTTTCAGATGTGAAAGGTGGCCGGTTTGCACAGAAAGTTTATCCAGCAAGAATAATCTCGCTTGTTTTATCTGATGTGCTCGGCGACAGACTTGATAGCATCGCTTCAGGGCCAGCTTATCCGGATATGACTACGAGTGAACAGGCGATTGATATTTTAAAAAAGTATAACGTAATCGTTTCAGACAATATTCTTCAGGAGATTATGGATGAGACACCGAAAGAATTGAAGAATGTGAAGACAATCATAATTGGGAGTGTTAAAATTGCCTGTGAAAAAGCCTCGGAAATCGCTTCAAAAATGGGATATAATTCTATGATTTTAACGACTTCTCTGGATTGTGAAGCGAAAGAAGCCGGTAGGTTTATATCATCTATTGCCAGAGAAATACTCAGTAATGAGAGGCCTATTAAGAGACCTTCTGCGGTTATTTTGGGGGGAGAGACTGTTGTTCATGTGAAAGGTTCTGGAAAAGGAGGCAGAAATCAGGAACTTGCCTTTTCTGCTGCCATTGGCATAGAAGGACTCAAAAATGTTGTGATCTGTTCAGTTGGGACAGATGGAACAGATGGACCAACAGATGCCGCCGGAGGAATTGTTGATGGTGAAACATGCCGGAAGATCAGGGAGAATGGTTTTGATCCGGAAGAATTTTTGAAAAACAACGATTCTTACAATGCTCTCAGATTGGCAAACAGCTTGGTTTTCACAGGTCCAACAGGTACAAATGTGAATGATTTGATAGTGATTCTGGTTGGTTAG
- a CDS encoding GntP family permease: MAVWSVVLLLLTIIFIVVSTVRWKLPPFLALIFAAFIYGLLSGMKLADIISSITAGFGGTVSSIGIVIVAGTIIGFFLEKSGGAFTMAESVLKLTGRKNVPLAMSIIGYIVSIPVFCDSGFVIINPLNKALTKRAGMSLAVSAIALSLGLYATHTMVPPTPGPVAAAGILNADLGVVILWGLLVSIPAMLVGWLFAMKFGSKIKIDPDPELTEEEINKRMKEAPTATSAFMPIVVPIILIVLKSISDFPTKPFGDGGFRNFIGFIGNPVTALVIGILIAFLLPKKLDKEMLSMSGWVGQAVLNAGIIILITASGGAFGKVLQNSGIANVIGQNLAKANLGMWLPFIVAAAIKTAQGSSTVAIITTASLLAPLMEPLGLTSTVAKALAVVAIGAGSMVVSHANDSYFWVVTQFSKMDVKTGYKLQTFGTFIEGITAAVIVWLISLVVL, from the coding sequence GTGGCTGTTTGGTCAGTAGTTCTATTGCTTTTAACGATCATTTTTATCGTTGTTTCCACAGTTCGCTGGAAACTCCCCCCGTTTCTTGCTCTAATTTTCGCAGCTTTTATCTATGGACTACTTTCCGGAATGAAACTTGCAGATATCATCTCCTCTATCACAGCAGGTTTTGGTGGAACGGTCAGCTCAATAGGTATCGTAATTGTCGCAGGTACGATCATAGGATTTTTCTTGGAAAAATCTGGTGGGGCATTCACGATGGCTGAGTCGGTTTTAAAATTGACAGGCAGAAAGAATGTACCACTTGCCATGAGCATAATTGGATATATTGTTTCTATTCCAGTTTTCTGTGATTCTGGTTTTGTTATTATCAATCCTCTGAACAAAGCTCTCACGAAAAGGGCTGGTATGAGTTTAGCTGTCAGTGCGATTGCCTTAAGTCTTGGTTTGTATGCAACGCACACAATGGTACCTCCAACTCCCGGACCAGTTGCAGCAGCAGGTATTCTCAATGCTGATCTTGGAGTTGTCATTCTGTGGGGTTTACTCGTGTCGATACCAGCAATGCTTGTTGGATGGCTTTTTGCTATGAAATTTGGTTCGAAGATCAAGATAGACCCAGACCCAGAGCTTACAGAAGAAGAGATTAACAAAAGAATGAAAGAAGCACCAACAGCTACTTCCGCATTTATGCCCATAGTTGTTCCTATTATTTTGATCGTTCTGAAATCCATCTCTGATTTTCCGACAAAACCGTTTGGTGATGGTGGATTCAGAAATTTCATAGGATTCATAGGTAACCCTGTAACTGCCCTTGTAATAGGCATTTTGATAGCCTTCTTGTTGCCAAAAAAACTGGATAAAGAGATGCTCTCAATGAGCGGATGGGTTGGTCAGGCTGTTTTGAATGCGGGAATTATAATTCTTATAACAGCTTCAGGTGGTGCTTTTGGCAAGGTACTTCAAAATTCTGGTATAGCAAATGTCATAGGCCAGAACCTTGCAAAAGCGAATCTTGGTATGTGGTTGCCATTCATTGTTGCAGCTGCTATAAAAACAGCACAGGGTTCTTCAACTGTCGCGATAATCACAACTGCATCCTTACTTGCTCCACTGATGGAGCCTCTTGGGCTGACTTCAACAGTGGCAAAAGCTCTCGCAGTTGTTGCAATTGGTGCCGGATCTATGGTTGTTTCACATGCCAATGACAGTTATTTTTGGGTTGTAACACAGTTTTCAAAAATGGATGTGAAAACAGGTTATAAACTCCAAACTTTTGGAACATTTATTGAGGGTATCACTGCTGCAGTAATTGTATGGCTCATAAGCTTAGTTGTCCTGTGA
- a CDS encoding cold-shock protein produces the protein MFKGTVKWFDSKKGYGFITKEGGEDVFVHFSAIKTDGFKTLREGQEVEFEVQQGNKGPQAVNVTPIN, from the coding sequence ATGTTCAAAGGTACAGTTAAGTGGTTCGATTCAAAGAAAGGCTACGGATTTATTACAAAAGAAGGTGGAGAAGACGTATTTGTACATTTTTCAGCGATCAAAACAGATGGATTCAAAACGCTGAGAGAAGGTCAGGAAGTTGAGTTTGAAGTTCAGCAGGGAAATAAAGGACCTCAAGCGGTCAATGTAACTCCCATAAATTGA
- the argF gene encoding ornithine carbamoyltransferase, whose amino-acid sequence MAINLTGRSLLTLLEYTPEEISFLLDLSAQVKRESRARIVHKRFAGKTLAMIFEKRSTRTRMAFETAFAEEGGHPIFLSIQDIQLGAKESIEDTARVLGRMVDAIMFRGYKQETVETLAKYSGVPVYNGLTDVYHPTQVLADLMTTQEVFGKLKGIKLVFMGDGRNNMANSLMIGCAKMGMHYVVCSPAELRPDENLMQTCLTIAKETDSKIEVIDDPEKAVDGADVIYTDVWASMGEESKQQERERLLRPYQVNEVLMRKTGKKDTIFLHCLPAVKGQEVTFDVIEGKQSRVWDEAENRKHTIKALMIATLL is encoded by the coding sequence ATGGCGATTAATTTGACAGGAAGATCTTTATTGACGTTACTCGAGTATACGCCTGAGGAAATTAGTTTTTTACTTGATCTGTCAGCTCAGGTTAAACGTGAAAGCAGGGCAAGGATAGTTCATAAAAGATTCGCTGGAAAAACTCTCGCAATGATATTTGAAAAACGCTCAACCAGAACAAGAATGGCTTTTGAAACCGCTTTTGCCGAAGAGGGAGGACATCCGATTTTTCTGTCAATTCAAGATATACAGCTTGGTGCAAAGGAATCTATTGAGGATACAGCAAGAGTTCTTGGTAGAATGGTCGATGCAATAATGTTTAGAGGATACAAACAGGAAACAGTTGAAACACTTGCAAAATATTCCGGTGTTCCGGTTTATAACGGTTTAACAGATGTTTATCATCCTACTCAAGTTCTTGCTGATCTCATGACTACCCAGGAAGTTTTTGGCAAATTGAAGGGTATCAAGCTCGTTTTTATGGGAGATGGAAGAAATAATATGGCAAATTCTCTGATGATTGGCTGTGCAAAGATGGGGATGCATTACGTAGTATGTTCTCCCGCAGAGCTGAGACCCGATGAAAACCTCATGCAAACATGTCTTACTATTGCGAAAGAAACAGATTCAAAGATTGAAGTGATAGATGATCCTGAGAAAGCCGTTGATGGTGCTGATGTTATATACACAGATGTTTGGGCATCAATGGGAGAAGAAAGCAAGCAGCAGGAACGCGAGAGATTGCTGAGGCCTTATCAGGTCAATGAAGTATTGATGAGAAAAACAGGTAAAAAAGATACAATATTTTTGCACTGCCTGCCAGCTGTAAAAGGCCAGGAGGTTACTTTTGATGTTATAGAAGGTAAGCAGAGCCGGGTGTGGGATGAAGCAGAAAACAGAAAACACACAATAAAGGCTCTTATGATAGCTACCCTGTTATAA
- a CDS encoding nitroreductase family protein: MDLFEAIKSRRSIRHYEPKSIPKETIMQILRLSLNAPSAGNRQPWRLHVVQNPAIRKQLSEAAGGQTLLLEAPWVICVIAVPDESASKYGERGRSLYCIQDTAALATYILLIARGFGLDTCWVGAFNEQKVGEILKLSANQRCVAMIPIGYAGEPRKDRGRKSLEEIAIFHE, translated from the coding sequence TTGGATTTGTTTGAAGCTATCAAATCAAGGAGAAGCATCAGGCATTATGAGCCAAAAAGTATACCAAAGGAAACAATTATGCAGATATTACGTCTATCTCTCAATGCGCCGAGTGCAGGAAATAGACAACCGTGGAGATTACATGTGGTTCAAAATCCAGCTATTAGAAAGCAACTTTCAGAAGCAGCAGGTGGGCAAACTTTGCTTTTGGAAGCTCCATGGGTAATATGCGTAATCGCCGTTCCTGACGAAAGTGCTTCAAAATATGGAGAAAGAGGTAGGTCTCTGTACTGCATTCAAGATACGGCCGCACTGGCAACTTATATACTTCTCATTGCAAGAGGCTTTGGGCTGGATACCTGCTGGGTTGGCGCATTTAACGAACAAAAAGTAGGGGAGATTCTAAAACTTTCAGCTAACCAGAGGTGTGTTGCCATGATACCCATAGGGTATGCCGGTGAACCAAGAAAAGACCGTGGTAGAAAATCATTAGAGGAAATAGCCATCTTTCATGAATAA
- a CDS encoding adenylosuccinate synthase, giving the protein MKAAVIGLQWGDEGKGKVVTYLSRRYDCVVRYSGGSNAGHTVDYGNFKMVHHLLPSADIKKQKMMYIGPGVVVDLDVLLEEIDQINNLIPESRSLLRISKQAHVVIPIYRDLDEKIDSSRANQIGTTRRGIGISYANRAMRCGLRLEDFETPARAESFLNEISRTWSIKFDVKMILDNLIEKYNKIRDLLIDSSEAVRVLKEKDLLFEGTQGVLLDVDMGTYPYVTSTNCSTTGIQPGFGYPVQVDKIFGVMKAYTTRVGEGPFPTELKDEVGENLRRLGSEYGATTRRPRRCGWLDLVLIKYAIETSACNALIMTKADILSGFEKIPICMGYKIGGKFYTQINNTAHLTEIEPVYEEIKGWKSLHSKEFDDFIYKIERELGLKFAYISTGPKIEEITEL; this is encoded by the coding sequence TTGAAAGCAGCTGTTATAGGGCTCCAATGGGGCGATGAAGGGAAAGGAAAGGTTGTTACGTATCTATCGAGAAGATATGATTGCGTTGTGAGATATTCAGGAGGGAGCAATGCGGGTCACACAGTAGATTACGGCAATTTCAAGATGGTTCATCATTTACTCCCATCTGCCGATATAAAAAAACAGAAAATGATGTACATTGGCCCGGGAGTTGTTGTTGATTTAGATGTTCTTCTCGAAGAGATTGATCAAATTAACAATTTAATACCTGAGTCAAGGTCTCTACTTAGGATATCAAAACAAGCTCATGTTGTGATTCCAATTTACAGAGATCTGGACGAAAAAATTGACAGTTCGCGTGCAAATCAAATTGGCACTACTCGAAGGGGAATAGGAATTTCTTATGCCAACCGTGCCATGAGATGTGGATTGAGATTGGAAGACTTTGAAACACCAGCAAGGGCAGAAAGTTTTTTGAATGAAATTTCGAGGACTTGGAGTATTAAGTTTGATGTGAAAATGATTCTCGATAATTTAATTGAAAAATACAACAAAATTAGAGATCTTTTGATTGATAGTTCAGAAGCTGTCAGAGTTTTGAAGGAGAAAGATCTGTTATTTGAAGGTACTCAGGGCGTTTTGCTTGATGTTGATATGGGGACTTACCCGTATGTAACTTCAACAAATTGCTCAACCACAGGCATTCAACCAGGGTTTGGCTATCCGGTGCAGGTAGACAAAATATTTGGGGTGATGAAGGCTTACACAACTCGTGTTGGCGAAGGGCCCTTTCCTACTGAGCTTAAAGACGAGGTTGGAGAAAACCTCAGAAGACTTGGTTCTGAGTATGGCGCGACAACAAGAAGGCCAAGAAGGTGCGGCTGGCTTGATCTTGTTCTGATAAAATATGCAATTGAAACAAGTGCGTGCAATGCACTGATTATGACAAAAGCAGATATACTTTCAGGGTTCGAAAAAATTCCCATTTGTATGGGTTATAAGATAGGAGGCAAATTTTATACACAGATTAACAATACAGCGCATCTGACGGAGATAGAGCCTGTTTATGAAGAGATAAAAGGATGGAAATCTCTGCATTCAAAAGAATTCGACGATTTTATCTATAAGATAGAAAGAGAGCTTGGTTTGAAATTTGCTTATATTTCAACTGGACCGAAAATTGAAGAAATAACAGAGCTTTAA
- the purB gene encoding adenylosuccinate lyase has protein sequence MVERYALSPMKEIWNQERTLKRWLEVELAVMSAYEELGMIPAGISGSAEKNALIDLNLFKEYEEQTDHEVIAFVKMATSRMGKEARFFHYGLTSSDVIDTALSVALVESCNILLDQMKKLLKTLWDLSITYKYTLTIGRTHGIHAEPTTFGLKILNWYSEMKRNYERLLFAREQIAFGKISGAVGNYANVPPEVEELALRKLNLKPSPVSSQIVNRDHHAFFITVLALVASAIERIATEIRHLQKTEVLEAQEPFKSGQKGSSAMPHKKNPILCERLCGLSRIMRSFVYTALENNVLWHERDISHSSAERYIFPDATQTLHYMLVKTDYLLKGLVVYEENMLKNLNLTRGLIYSQRLMLELIKKGMSRNEAYDLVQNLSLRCWQTGESLKDLSLKNITVLSKEEIENIFDSQYYIKHVDEIYKRFKGE, from the coding sequence GTGGTGGAAAGATATGCCCTCTCTCCAATGAAAGAGATATGGAATCAGGAGAGGACTCTTAAAAGATGGCTCGAAGTTGAACTTGCGGTTATGAGTGCTTATGAAGAGCTTGGGATGATTCCAGCAGGAATCTCAGGTTCAGCAGAGAAAAATGCACTGATAGATTTGAATCTTTTTAAAGAATACGAAGAGCAAACTGACCATGAGGTTATAGCTTTTGTTAAGATGGCAACCAGTCGTATGGGTAAAGAAGCTCGTTTCTTCCATTATGGTTTAACCTCTTCGGACGTGATTGACACAGCTTTGTCTGTAGCACTTGTGGAAAGTTGCAACATCCTTCTTGATCAGATGAAAAAACTTTTGAAAACGTTGTGGGATTTATCCATAACTTATAAATACACTTTAACCATAGGTAGAACACATGGAATTCATGCGGAGCCAACAACTTTTGGTTTAAAAATTCTCAACTGGTATTCGGAAATGAAAAGAAACTATGAGAGATTACTTTTCGCCAGAGAACAGATTGCGTTTGGCAAAATAAGCGGAGCTGTCGGAAACTACGCAAATGTCCCACCAGAAGTAGAAGAACTTGCTTTACGGAAACTAAATTTAAAACCATCTCCTGTATCAAGTCAGATTGTAAACAGAGATCATCATGCTTTCTTCATCACAGTATTAGCTCTTGTAGCCAGCGCAATAGAGAGAATAGCCACAGAAATAAGGCATCTTCAAAAAACCGAAGTACTTGAAGCTCAGGAGCCTTTCAAAAGTGGGCAGAAAGGATCGAGTGCTATGCCTCACAAGAAAAACCCTATTTTATGTGAAAGGCTCTGTGGTTTGTCGAGAATTATGCGATCTTTCGTTTACACTGCTCTTGAAAATAATGTCCTCTGGCATGAGAGGGATATTTCTCATTCTTCGGCGGAAAGGTATATCTTTCCAGATGCCACTCAAACTTTGCATTATATGCTGGTAAAAACTGATTATCTTTTAAAAGGTTTGGTTGTGTATGAAGAAAATATGCTGAAAAATTTGAATTTAACTCGTGGTCTTATCTATTCTCAGAGGTTAATGCTCGAACTGATAAAAAAAGGTATGTCTCGTAACGAGGCATACGATCTGGTTCAAAATCTGTCTCTAAGGTGCTGGCAAACCGGTGAAAGTCTGAAGGATCTTTCTTTGAAAAATATAACTGTTCTGAGCAAAGAAGAAATAGAAAATATTTTTGATTCACAGTACTATATCAAACACGTTGATGAGATCTATAAAAGATTTAAAGGAGAGTGA
- the argS gene encoding arginine--tRNA ligase, which produces MLKEAIKKELLGAIEKVVGRLYSFEVDVAPENFGDFATNAALVGSRYAKKPPMQLAESLKDILKQSELFESVQVAKPGFLNFVMRKSTLIKIIETIVEKDDYPVEKSGQEKIQFEYGSANPTGPFTVGHGRQIVIGDILSNVFKALGYDVIREMYINDAGRQIRLLAKSLWVRYNQVLGVEEIDIPEDGYHGEYLIEIAKKLVEEVEEKFKMKWNNEIEGFFQKYAVDSILADMKSDLRLLNCSFDIYFSEKSLIDDGTVDEVLEILEKNSYVYRKDGALWFKVSEFVDEEDKVLIRKDGTFTYFLTDIAYHYKKYKRGFSKVYDIWGSDHHGHVPRMKAAMKALGVEDGFLNVILHQFVTLKRGDEIVRMSTRSGNFVTLKELVEEAGADATRYFFAMIDPNTHMVFDLNLAKQQSSDNPVYYVQYAHARICSLFEQAKAKSVSFEKGKDLDLLNDKVETDLILRIDGFEDALKDAARTLSPNKLTQYLEQLAYDFHSFYTKCLIVDPKNMKLSNARLNLSYAAKLVLKKGLSLLGVNAPEKM; this is translated from the coding sequence TTGCTTAAAGAAGCGATAAAGAAGGAACTTTTGGGTGCAATTGAGAAAGTAGTTGGGCGGCTTTATTCCTTTGAAGTTGATGTGGCTCCTGAAAATTTTGGAGATTTTGCGACAAATGCCGCTCTGGTTGGTTCCCGATATGCTAAAAAACCGCCCATGCAGCTTGCTGAATCTCTGAAGGATATTCTAAAACAAAGTGAATTGTTTGAATCTGTACAGGTTGCAAAGCCGGGTTTTTTAAATTTCGTTATGAGAAAATCAACATTGATAAAGATAATTGAAACAATAGTAGAAAAAGATGATTATCCTGTAGAAAAATCAGGGCAGGAGAAGATCCAGTTTGAATATGGTAGCGCGAATCCAACTGGCCCATTTACCGTTGGGCATGGCAGGCAAATTGTTATTGGAGATATACTTTCAAATGTTTTTAAAGCGCTTGGGTATGATGTAATCCGGGAAATGTATATAAACGATGCTGGCAGGCAGATCAGATTATTAGCAAAATCTTTGTGGGTTAGATATAACCAGGTTCTTGGAGTGGAAGAAATTGATATTCCTGAGGACGGTTACCACGGCGAATATCTGATAGAAATAGCAAAAAAGCTTGTAGAAGAAGTTGAAGAGAAGTTCAAAATGAAATGGAATAATGAAATTGAAGGTTTCTTTCAGAAATACGCTGTTGATAGCATACTGGCAGATATGAAATCTGATCTGAGGTTGCTTAATTGCTCGTTTGATATTTATTTTTCTGAGAAATCGTTAATTGATGATGGCACAGTTGACGAAGTTCTGGAAATTCTGGAAAAAAACAGTTATGTTTATCGTAAAGATGGTGCGTTATGGTTCAAGGTTTCAGAATTTGTGGATGAAGAAGACAAAGTTTTGATAAGAAAAGATGGAACTTTCACATATTTTCTGACTGATATAGCATATCATTACAAGAAATACAAAAGAGGATTTTCGAAAGTTTACGATATATGGGGAAGCGATCATCACGGTCACGTTCCAAGAATGAAAGCAGCTATGAAGGCACTTGGTGTCGAGGATGGATTTTTAAATGTGATTTTGCATCAGTTTGTGACTCTCAAACGAGGTGATGAAATTGTCAGGATGTCAACGAGATCTGGAAATTTCGTTACCCTCAAAGAGCTTGTAGAAGAGGCTGGGGCAGATGCTACAAGATACTTTTTTGCGATGATAGATCCAAACACACATATGGTGTTTGATTTGAACCTTGCAAAACAGCAGTCTTCAGATAATCCAGTTTATTATGTCCAGTATGCTCATGCAAGAATATGTAGTCTTTTTGAGCAGGCAAAAGCAAAATCTGTTTCTTTCGAAAAAGGTAAAGACCTTGATTTATTGAATGACAAAGTAGAAACAGATTTGATTCTCAGAATTGATGGTTTTGAGGATGCCTTAAAAGATGCAGCACGAACCCTTTCACCAAATAAACTCACCCAGTACCTTGAACAACTCGCGTATGACTTTCATAGTTTTTATACAAAATGTCTTATTGTTGATCCGAAAAATATGAAATTATCGAATGCTCGCTTGAATCTTTCTTATGCAGCAAAATTGGTTTTGAAAAAAGGTTTGTCATTGCTTGGTGTAAATGCTCCAGAAAAGATGTGA
- a CDS encoding metallophosphoesterase family protein, producing MKRLFLSDLHIGDGSAKDDFEFDAELANLIYDFSQHSDAEIILVGDGIEILESHAVKSLGLISFEELGEKLDESVIDDIAKRHPVVFKAFRDFSKNHKIHYVVGNHDYYLLSNKAIQERLCELLDVEIVPFYYDQDTKILAIHGNQFDIINKFGYDKKNQMLVPPLGDYISRYMMFHFDEHVRSLVPAEITRDYDNVRPILDVFHWFDRAVEVYDLGVDILELWVSTFLQMMRTAEARFWMKKNFPIMHCFSKIFLNKMGGMSLGSFLVRSTMTLRNLRKTDYLYKTAKNMLRGKKKLTRQDLLGYCDKEIQIGELNGVVFGHIHHNCLRIVPHDGQNKFYINCGSWRPVVEKVNGKRKYGFQRKAELFYAIIVGDSDGDIEIITSVTNKMNRDKTL from the coding sequence GTGAAGAGACTTTTTTTGAGTGATCTACATATAGGAGATGGGTCGGCAAAAGACGATTTTGAATTCGATGCTGAACTTGCAAATTTGATATACGATTTCTCTCAGCACTCAGATGCAGAAATTATTCTTGTGGGAGATGGAATAGAAATACTTGAAAGCCATGCTGTGAAAAGTTTGGGGTTGATTTCATTTGAGGAACTTGGAGAAAAACTCGATGAATCTGTTATAGATGACATAGCAAAAAGGCATCCTGTAGTTTTTAAAGCTTTCAGAGATTTCTCAAAAAATCACAAAATTCACTATGTTGTTGGCAACCATGACTATTATCTGCTATCCAACAAAGCAATTCAAGAAAGGCTTTGCGAGTTATTAGATGTGGAAATAGTACCGTTTTATTATGATCAGGATACGAAAATACTGGCAATACACGGTAATCAATTTGATATTATAAACAAATTCGGCTATGATAAAAAAAATCAAATGCTTGTGCCGCCACTCGGAGATTATATTTCAAGATATATGATGTTTCATTTCGACGAGCATGTGCGATCGCTTGTACCTGCAGAGATAACAAGGGATTACGACAATGTGCGACCAATTCTTGATGTCTTTCATTGGTTCGATAGAGCTGTTGAGGTTTATGATCTGGGTGTGGATATACTTGAGCTGTGGGTTAGCACATTTTTGCAAATGATGAGAACTGCCGAAGCTCGTTTCTGGATGAAAAAAAATTTTCCGATCATGCACTGTTTTTCAAAAATATTTCTCAACAAAATGGGCGGAATGAGCCTTGGTTCTTTTCTGGTTAGATCAACTATGACACTCAGAAATTTAAGAAAAACTGACTATCTTTATAAAACTGCCAAAAACATGCTCAGGGGTAAAAAGAAACTAACCAGGCAGGATTTGCTCGGTTATTGTGATAAAGAGATTCAAATAGGTGAGCTAAATGGCGTTGTGTTTGGACATATCCATCATAATTGCTTGAGAATAGTTCCTCATGATGGGCAGAACAAATTTTATATAAACTGTGGTTCGTGGAGGCCTGTTGTAGAGAAAGTCAACGGCAAGAGAAAATACGGTTTTCAAAGAAAAGCTGAATTGTTTTATGCAATCATTGTTGGCGATTCTGATGGTGATATTGAGATAATAACAAGCGTCACTAATAAAATGAATCGTGACAAAACATTGTGA